The Flavobacterium johnsoniae genomic sequence TTATCAAATGAATTCGGTTTATATTCCGTATGTAAATATCAACAATTTCTTGATTGACAATGTTGGTTCATTTGATTACAAACATGCCAATAGTATTTTGGTCGAAAAAATATTGGACAATTCTCGCAATGACGATGATAAAAAAATGATTGTGAATTTTAATCCAGAAAATTTCGAAATTATCGTTGTGCAAAATCAGAAGTTATTGCTGTTCAATTCTTTTGAATACAATACACCAGAAGATTTTATCTACTATATTTTATTTACTGCGGAGCAATTAAGCATGAATCCAGAGAGTTTCAAACTAGAATTGTTAGGAACAATTAAAGAAAATGATCCTTTTTATGCTATTGCATACAAATATGTTCGCCATATCTCTTTTATGGATGTAACCAAATTGCAAGAAAAAAATAGCTTTTCTACAGCTGAAAATCAAAAACATTATATCTTATTTCAATCATGAGAATCATTTCAGGAAAATACAAAGGACGCCGTATTAATCCGCCAAAAAATCTACCTGTAAGACCAACGACTGATATGAGTAAAGAAGCATTATTTAATGTTTTGAACAATCATTTCAACTTTGACAGCTTAAAGGTTCTGGATTTATTTTCGGGAACTGGAAATATTAGTTTTGAATTCGCTTCACGCGGAAGCGCACCAATAACTTCAGTTGACGGAGATTTTGGATGCGTAAAATTCATCAAACAGGTTTCATCAGAATTTGATTTTGATATCGCGGCAACTAAAAGTGATGTTTTTAAGTTTTTAGATAATACTAAAACTACTTACGATATTATTTTTGCCGATCCTCCGTACGGTTTGGATCAGGCAACTTTTGAAAAAATCGTT encodes the following:
- a CDS encoding DUF3822 family protein — translated: MSLQNTNITSKNYKKLSIQVSLTGFSYCCFDTLNNVITSFKEIQFDNSNKTSKIEDLFANAFKNNPELKDVYDEVMVIHTNNLSTFVPTALFDENYLGSYLQYTTKVFETDFFTFDQISNYQMNSVYIPYVNINNFLIDNVGSFDYKHANSILVEKILDNSRNDDDKKMIVNFNPENFEIIVVQNQKLLLFNSFEYNTPEDFIYYILFTAEQLSMNPESFKLELLGTIKENDPFYAIAYKYVRHISFMDVTKLQEKNSFSTAENQKHYILFQS
- a CDS encoding RsmD family RNA methyltransferase, whose translation is MRIISGKYKGRRINPPKNLPVRPTTDMSKEALFNVLNNHFNFDSLKVLDLFSGTGNISFEFASRGSAPITSVDGDFGCVKFIKQVSSEFDFDIAATKSDVFKFLDNTKTTYDIIFADPPYGLDQATFEKIVLTVFERDLLEEDGMMIIEHSKYTKLDHMSNFSFQKSYGGSFFSFFELNSTDDDEELPHDISKKESEEDEG